The region TCATCTGATGCAGAACCGGAACTCGAACTGTACTTGCCCCAGTTAAGATTTAAAGAAGCATCGAAAAAGTTGGGTCCTGCACTGGTGTTGTGGGAAGCTTTATAATTCCGTTGTTTGTGATCAAACCCCTGATCCTTTAGTATTTGATCTACATTGCTGTTATTCCTGGAGCCATAAAAATTTACATAAAACCTAAACTTGTGACTCCGATTATTTTTTTGTTTTGTTGGTAACTTATTGTCAATGAAGAGTCTACTTGAATCCATTTTGGTTTGTGAGTTACCCTGTTGGACCAAAGTCAAGAATGCTATAATTACCAGGGCGATTTTGATAGGAACCGAGATAGACATTTCTTTAGGTTTTTACAAATTTAATGTTAAAAATTTATAAAATCAAATGTAATTAAAATAAGACCATTACATATTAATATAATACTATATATGAAAATGCAATATCATAACGGTCCACTAGTACTCGGTTTTGTAAGTTAAGGTTGCAATTAATAAAGCCAGGATTTCCAGCTACCCACCTAATTTTATAAAAATTACTTACCCTACAGTGCTAACAAATGTTTTGATTGCCTAAAGTTTACCCAACATGGACATATAATCAACTGAAAAAATGAAACGCCACCAATGTCACGATTTAGTTTAGGAACCGCAGCCTCCGTGCTGCGGCGAGTACTGCTGAATGAATACGATTATTCATGCTAATGGAATTACCTTCAAACTCAGAATTACTTAAAAAAAAAAGCCATCAACATTGTTGATGGCTTTTTCAGTACCCCGTAGGGGAGTCGAACCCCTCTTACCAGAATGAAAATCTGAGGTCCTAACCGATAGACGAACGGGGCAGATTTCCAAAAAGAGAGGCAAAGATATGCTTTTATCAAAATTGTGGTAAACTTTTTGCAGGAAATTGAATTCTATAAGCATAAAAATTACTGAACCTTTTCCCAAATATGAAAAAAAGAATCGCAATTAATGGTTTCGGCCGCATAGGACGCCTGACTTACAGGGCATTAAGAAACCGTCCCGATGTAGAAGTGGTTGCTATAAATGACCTTACTGATAACCCCACCCTCGCCCATTTGCTTAAATACGATACCGCGCACAGGAAATTGAACGCCCACATCGTCGCGGGCGAAAATTACATCGAAGTTGATGGCTATAAAATACAGGCATTTGCTATCAAGGATCCGTTGGCGTTGCCCTGGAAAGATCTTGGGATTGATATAGTCCTGGAGTGTACAGGGATTTATCTGACGGCTGAAGCCGCCGGAGCTCATTTAAAAGCAGGTGCAAAAAGAGTTATTCTCTCTGCTCCTCCCAAGGATGATTCCATTCCAACTTTCGTTTTGGGTGTCAATGACCATGAACTCACCACTGAACACACCATTATTTCCAATGCATCCTGTACTACTAATTGTTTTGCACCCATCGTTAAAATTCTCAACGAAACCTGGGGATTGCAGTTTGCCAATATGAATACCATTCATGCTTATACCCAGGATCAAAGATTGCAGGATGCACCGCACAAAGACCTTAGAAGAGCCCGTGCTGCTGCACTCAATGTAATCCCAACCAGCACCGGCGCAAACAAGGCTGTTTCAGAAGTCTACCCTCCTATTAAGGGAAAACTTTTTGGCTCTTCCTACCGCGTCCCGGTGATCACGGGTTCTATGATCGAGGTGTTTTGCTCATTTGAAAAAAATACGACCGCTGATGAAATCAATCAGAAATTTAAAGAACTGGCTGAAGGTCCACTAAAAGGAATACTGGAATATACGACCGACCCATTGGTATCAAGCGACATCATCGGTAACAACCATTCTGCTATATTTGATTCAGAACTCACGGAATGCAAGGGCAATCTTGGGAAAATTGTGGCCTGGTACGACAATGAAAACGGTTACTCCAACCGGCTTGCAGATATGTGTGTAAAATTGGCAACCTTAATCTAACAAATTATGAAGGACTGGAATGTAGAAGGAAGAATCGTATTACTTCGGGTAGATTTTAATGTTCCAATCGATGCTCAGGGCAATATCACTGATGATACGCGGATCGTAAAATCATTGACTACCATAAATAATCTTTTAGATCGTAAGGCAAAATTGGTGGTGATGTCCCATTTGGGTCGACCACTGAAATCTCTGCTCCCGGATGGTCAATTGGATAAAATCAAATTTTCATTGGCACCTGTTGCCGGGAGATTGAGTGAATTATTGAATCAAAAAGTAATGTTTGCCACAGATTGTGGAGGAGCAGATACCAATACAAGACTAAGTGCACTCAAAGACGGCCAATTGCTGTTACTGGAAAACACCCGATTCTACAAACAGGAAGAAAAAGGAGACCCGATTTGGGCAGAGGAGCTGGCTAAAATGGGGGAGTATTTCCTCAACGATGCTTTCGGTGCTGCTCATCGAGAACACGCCACCACCGCCACCATTGCACGCTTTTTTGACAAAAACCACAAAGGTTTCGGATTGCTCATGGATGCGGAGCTTCAAAATGCTGCCAAAGTCATTGAGCATCCAAAAAGACCACTTACTGCAATCGTTGGAGGAGCAAAAGTCTCTGATAAAATTGAACTTATTTCCAACCTCATTGACAAATGTGACCATATTTTGATTGGGGGAGGTATGGCTTATACTTTTTTTGCAGCACAGGGATATCAGGTAGGAAATTCTATTTGCGAAACCGATAAGTTGGAACTGGCCAAGGAATTACTCGAAAAGGCCAAGGCAAAGTCAATCCAGTTGTTACTTCCATTGGATTCGATCGCCGCAGAATCTTTTAACAATGACGCCAGGAAATTGACTACACCCGACGTCAACATTCCGGATGGATATATGGGCCTGGACATAGGACCTGAAACGATCAAACTATTCAATAAAACCATTCTTGAATCCAGCACAATAATTTGGAATGGCCCAATGGGCGTTTTTGAAATGTCCAGTTTTGAAACCGGGACTCGAAACATTGCCATGACCGTTGCGGAGGCGACCAAAAAAGGTGCGTTTTCACTTATTGGAGGAGGTGATTCCGTCGCAGCCATCAACAAATATGGACTTGATGACGAGGTTAGTTTTGTCTCCACCGGAGGCGGAGCGATGTTGGAATTATTGGAAGGCAAAGTATTGCCGGGGGTTGCTGCGATCCTGCAGGAATAAGGCTTTTATTCAAAGTAAAGGTTTTATCACTGGATGATAATTTTAAATCATCACTTTATGCAGATGAATTTTGTGTCTCGTATTCTGTTTTGAGTAATGAAAATATTAGAGAATCAAATATCTGATCCTTCCAGTGATAATGTTGTCTCAAATAGCCCTCCTGCTTAAATCCGAATTTCTGTAAAATTTTTAATGAAGCTACATTTTCCGGACCGGTGCATGCTTCTATTCTGTTTAAATTCATTTTTTGAAATCCATATTCTAAAATTGGTTTGACAGCTTCTGTCATGAATCCTTTTCTCTTAGAATCTTCCGCATGCAAATGATATCCCAGTTCAGCTCTGAAATGAGCAGGATTCCAATTGTGAAATCCGGCACCACCGAGAATTTTATTTGAATTTTTTTCAATCAATTGAAAGTGTACCAAACTCCGATTGTGCATGGAATAACCTTGCTCAAATTTTTGCTTTTCCTTCCAAAATTCTTCATCTGAATGTAGACCCAGTTCTTCTTGTATTTTTTGTTTTGGGAAATTTTCAAAAATAAATCGGTAATCTTCCGGAGCCAGTTTTCTAAGAATTAAACGATCGGTAAAAATTTTTTCAAACTCCATCCAAAGCAATAATTTGTAAATAAAAAAAAATGAAAGGCTATTTTGAAAAATAATCAACGAATCAAGCTTACCGTTCCAACTTTTTTATCATTAATAACACCCGGACAACTTCTGATACTGGCCTGAATAAGATAGATGTAACTCTCCATCAGATCGTCATTCTTAGGAACCCAGGCCTCGCGGTAATTATTGGACTCATACATTTTATGACCCCAACGATTGTACACTAAAAATTTAAAAGAATTTATTTTACTTTCAAATTTAGGATCTATAACCGGCTTGAGATGATCGTTCAACTGATCTCCATTAGGAGTGATGGTATTGGGCATCTGAAAGATTTCATCTGCGGTAAGTTTGTCCAACACCAAAACAGTATCCACCACAGATTCACACACATTGCTCACCGTAACCGTGTACACTCCGGGACTGTCTATTTCAATTACCTTGGATCTAGCACCATTGTTCCAGAAATAATTATTTTCAATGTTCGCAATTGCCTCAAGTTTAAGACCGGCAATAAAACAGGTATCTTTGGTATAAACCTGATTTTGACTCAATGGTGCAATTTCCTTTACTAAAATGGAATCTGAGACTTGGCCGCATTCACTTTCTGCATTGATTACATACCATCCGGGTACACTTACCTCTATACTGAATGTATTGTTTCCATTGTTCCATTTAGGATTGTTAAGGCCGGAAGGATTTACAGCTATGGTCTGAGATCTGCCCTTACAGATGGATATTTCATCCGCCAAAAGGTTACTGTTTATTTCCTTTTGAACAACCTGAATACTGTCTCTGATGGGAGGGCAATCTTTTCTGACTTTAATTTCTACCCACACCAATGAATCTGTAGTTGTAATCTCAATACTGTCAGCTGTGCTCCCGTTGCTCCATAAAACTTGACGGCCAACGGCACCGGCAGCGATTCCGATCTTTTGGTTGCCACCTGGACAAATTTCCACTTTATCAGGCAACAGATTGGCTATTGGATTGATTAGACTGAGCACCACATCATCTACAATGGTGTAACAATAAATGGTGCTTCCGGATCTTTTCTTGCCCACAAAGAGCGTGTCTCCTTTTGACAAATCTGTAAACCTTCCTATCACCAGATGATCTTCCCCGCCACAGGCAATGTAGCGAAATTTATACTCCTTGTATTTGCCTGCCGGTAGAAAATCCTGATCCGGAGTGACCAACTGTGGTGTAAGTTGTCTCAATGGTCCGGCTTGTTGATAAATGGGCATCCCTTTTTGAAAGTAGAAACCGATTTCATCTGTAGAAAATTCAGAATCACCAGAAATGCCTAGAAAACAACTCAATTCGTATTCTGCACCGGCTAGAAGTGGTTCGTTCAATACATTTCCCAGATATTCAAATTTGCCAAAATTATAAAATCCCCCATGCCTTCTGCCGGTGTGAGGAGTCTCCTGTCGGATGTCTGAAGTTCCAAAAGTCACACCAAACCAATCCACAGGATTGTTTGAGCTATTGGTAAAATTAAATTCAACTCCGAAATTGCCAAATTGACCACAATTGTCGCATTTCTCAAATCCGGGATTGCTTACCAGATTTTGTGCGTTAATATATACTGTAATGAAAATAAGAAAGGACAAGGTAAAAATAATTCTCATATTATAATTAATATTAATATGTATAAGGTAAGTTGCTATGCAATGTTACTGAATATTTTGGTTTTGATGAGGGATTTCTATCTTTGGCAAATGAAAAATCCAAATCGTGGACAACTCGTTGAAGGCAAGGCTACACCGAGGGGAAAGTTTCCACACATCAGAAGAGCAGGCGATTTCCTTTTTGTGTCCGGTACCAGCAGCAGAAAACCCGACAACAGCTTTGCAGGCGCAGAGGCTGATGAATTTGGCACTACGAATCTGGACATCAAGGTACAAACGCTTGCAGTTATAGAAAACATCAGAGACATTCTGAAAAGTGAAAATGCCGATCTCAACGACCTAGTTGAAATTACCACTTTTTTAGTATCCATGAATGACTTTAAAGGATACAACGAAGTTTACAATTCATTCTTTTCCTACGATGGCCCCACCCGCACAACGGTGGCTGTCCATCAACTACCACATCCACATTTACTCATCGAAATCAAGGCAATTGCCTACAAACCTTTATGAGCAACGAAAAAAAATACACTTCCATACATTACGGATCCTATTTAGGATTGGATAAAATTTTAGGCGCTCAGCATCCCCGATCTAAAGAATTGGGAAAAGAGGCCCATGAAGAAATGTTCTTCATTATTATTCATCAGGTATATGAGTTATGGTTCAAGCAAATTCTGCATGAGACAGAATCCGTGATGAATTTATTTCGCACCAACAATGTGGATGAAAGAAACATCGATGTTGCCGTATCGCGTCTTGAAAGAGTAAACGAAATTCTCAAACTGCTCATCCAACAAATCAAGGTATTGGAAACCATGACGGCCATTGACTTTCTGGATTTCAGGTCTTACCTTTTTCCGGCTTCGGGTTTCCAGAGTTTCCAATTCAGAAAACTGGAAGTCATGTTAGGACTTAAAATTGAAAAGCGAATTAGCTATACACCTTACAAATATTACCATGAGTTTGACGAAGAGCAACAAAAGCAAATAGAGCATTTAGAAAGTGCGCAAAGTCTTTTTAATTTGATTGAGTCCTGGTTGGAGAGAACGCCATTTTTAAATGCTGAAAACTTCGAATTCAAAACCAAATATCAGCATGCCATCAGCAACATGTTACAAAGAGAGCGTGATGCCATTTCACAATCTGATTATTTGAATGAACATGAGAAGGCGATGAGGTTAAAAATGAATGGTGATACGGACACCTATTTTGCAAATATCTTCAACGAAGATTTTCACAATGCTCAAATGGCAGAAGGAAAAATCAGACTTTCTTTCAAAGCCACCATTGCTGCATTGCTCATCAAACTTTATGGCACCGAACCTATATTGCAACTTCCCTCAAGACTGATTGATGTCATTACTGAAATGGATGAATTGCTTACCAACTGGCGTTATCGACATGCCCAAATGGTCATGAGAATGCTGGGCAGAAAAACGGGAACAGGTGGATCCTCAGGTCATGAATATTTAATGGAAACAGTAAAAAAACATCAAATATTTATTGATTTTCACAACATATCCACCCTGCTGATTCCACGGTCCGAATTACCTGAATTGCCAAAAGACCTGAAAAGAAATCTTGGTTTCTATTACAACCATTCCTAAAATATTTGTTTTGAAAAAAATTGACATCCACACCCACATCATGCCTGAACACCTCCCTCCCTGGGCGGAAAAATTTGGTTACGGTGGTTTCGTAAAAATGGAGCACCATGCACCCTGTAGGGCTAAAATGATGATTGACAATAATTTTTTTCGGGAAGTACAAAGCAATTGTTGGGATGCATCCGCCAGATTACCCGATATGGATCAAGCAGGAATTCAACTTCAAGTACTCAGTACCATTCCGGTACTTTTTTCTTATTGGGCAAAACCTTCAGACACCTTTGATATCTCCCGATTTTTAAATGATCACATTGCGGATGTGGTCCGGCGGTACCCGGATCGTTTCATTGGTCTTGGCACATTGCCCATGCAAGATCCTGCATTGGCCATCAAAGAAATGGACAGGTGCGTTCACGAACTTGGTTTAGCAGGAATTGAAATCGGTTCACACATCAATGACTGGAATCTCAATGATACTGCCCTCTTGGAATTTTATGAGGCAGCAGAAGAAATGGACGCTTGCCTGTTTGTTCATCCCTGGGATATGGTAGGTAAGGAGAAAATGCCACGGTACTGGTTACCCTGGCTAGTAGGTATGCCGGCAGAAACCTCTCTTGCGATATGCAGTATGATTTTTGGTGGAATTTTTGAGAAATTCCCAAAATTAAGAGTTGCCTTCGCACATGGTGGAGGAGCATTCCCGGGTTCCTACGGAAGAATCAAACATGGTTATGAGGTAAGACCGGATTTGCTGGCCATTGACAATCCTCATCACCCTGACAAATATCTTGGTAAATTTTGGGTAGATTCATTGGTTCATGATGAGGATATGCTCATGAAGTTAATCAGTCTGTTTGGAATCGATAAAGTATCATTGGGTTCTGACTACCCATTTCCTTTAGGAGAGTTAAATCCTGGAAAACTTATTGCAGACTCTGGACTGAATCTGGATGAAAAATCCTGGCTGAATTATCGTGCCGCAGAAGCATGGCTGGGCGCTGCTGAAAACATGAGCGCTTATTGATTCAAATGTTGAGCACATTTTACTAAGCAGGCATTTTCCATCCCCATTTGTCTAATATTTCCTGTACAAATGCCATTTTTACGGGTTCCCTGTGTTTTTTTGAATACTCTGTATGATAATGATGTTTGCTTAAAAAGTTAACCTGGAGACGATCCCATTCCTCTTCATTTTTAATCACTTTATAGGCCATAAATTCTTTAAAAAGTGTATCTCCTATTTCATAAAATTTATTTGTTCCAACATAATCCAGGTCGGCATCACAAAGAATTTTTTCGAGTATTGATTGAGGTTTTTGTGGAATCTGGGTGGCCATGATCATTCCTTTTATTGCCATCAGTTCTTCTTTACCATAACCCCATTCAGGCAAATGCTTTTCAGCAAATTTAAATGATTCCGCTTCATGATCACTATATGTTTTGGCAATACCCACATCATGAATCAAAGCAGCAGTCCGAAGCAACCAGGCATCCTTACCTTTTATCTTCATCCGCTTGATATGTTGCTCACAGACTTCCATTACATGCAAGGTATGATGGACGCCATGGTAGGTCAGATTTTCCGGAAGCTCACGACTTAAGAAATCAAGAACAAATGCCTTTAGTTTTTTTATACTCTTCATGAACAACAAATGGTATTTTGTATATGGTAGTTAATTTCATCTTTGAGACCAAATTCTTGTAAACATAACCCTTTTGTGATTATCTAAAGAGAATTGAAGTCCGGTTCGCACAGGTAGTACTTTGCCTTATGCGGCAGCACACCACATTAATGTTTCTTTTTAAGTTTGACGATACCTCCAGAGACCTCCTTAATGCTGTTAATGTAAATAAAGGCCATGGGGTCGATTTCGTAAATAGCCTTTTTCAACCGGTGAATTTCCAATCTGGTTACAATGGTAACTACGATTTGAGTAGGATGACTGACGTCAAAACTACCCGGCAAATATCCCCGTTCGCCATGATATACTGAAATGGCTTTATGGTAATCGTTGACAATGCATGATTTGATCTCTTCAAATCTGGCACTGATAATGGTCAGCGCAGTGTACTCTTCAAAACCATCCACCACATAATCTGAGGTTTTCATGGCAGTGAAATAAGTCACCAGACTATACATGGCTGTTTCAATTCCAAAGAAAAAAGCCGCAGCCAGGATGATTGCAGAATTAATGAACATCACAACTTCGCTGGTGGTAAATCCTATCTTGCGGGTGGTGTAAT is a window of Candidatus Vicinibacter affinis DNA encoding:
- a CDS encoding HD domain-containing protein translates to MKSIKKLKAFVLDFLSRELPENLTYHGVHHTLHVMEVCEQHIKRMKIKGKDAWLLRTAALIHDVGIAKTYSDHEAESFKFAEKHLPEWGYGKEELMAIKGMIMATQIPQKPQSILEKILCDADLDYVGTNKFYEIGDTLFKEFMAYKVIKNEEEWDRLQVNFLSKHHYHTEYSKKHREPVKMAFVQEILDKWGWKMPA
- a CDS encoding RidA family protein, producing MKNPNRGQLVEGKATPRGKFPHIRRAGDFLFVSGTSSRKPDNSFAGAEADEFGTTNLDIKVQTLAVIENIRDILKSENADLNDLVEITTFLVSMNDFKGYNEVYNSFFSYDGPTRTTVAVHQLPHPHLLIEIKAIAYKPL
- the gap gene encoding type I glyceraldehyde-3-phosphate dehydrogenase — translated: MKKRIAINGFGRIGRLTYRALRNRPDVEVVAINDLTDNPTLAHLLKYDTAHRKLNAHIVAGENYIEVDGYKIQAFAIKDPLALPWKDLGIDIVLECTGIYLTAEAAGAHLKAGAKRVILSAPPKDDSIPTFVLGVNDHELTTEHTIISNASCTTNCFAPIVKILNETWGLQFANMNTIHAYTQDQRLQDAPHKDLRRARAAALNVIPTSTGANKAVSEVYPPIKGKLFGSSYRVPVITGSMIEVFCSFEKNTTADEINQKFKELAEGPLKGILEYTTDPLVSSDIIGNNHSAIFDSELTECKGNLGKIVAWYDNENGYSNRLADMCVKLATLI
- a CDS encoding gliding motility-associated C-terminal domain-containing protein, with the translated sequence MRIIFTLSFLIFITVYINAQNLVSNPGFEKCDNCGQFGNFGVEFNFTNSSNNPVDWFGVTFGTSDIRQETPHTGRRHGGFYNFGKFEYLGNVLNEPLLAGAEYELSCFLGISGDSEFSTDEIGFYFQKGMPIYQQAGPLRQLTPQLVTPDQDFLPAGKYKEYKFRYIACGGEDHLVIGRFTDLSKGDTLFVGKKRSGSTIYCYTIVDDVVLSLINPIANLLPDKVEICPGGNQKIGIAAGAVGRQVLWSNGSTADSIEITTTDSLVWVEIKVRKDCPPIRDSIQVVQKEINSNLLADEISICKGRSQTIAVNPSGLNNPKWNNGNNTFSIEVSVPGWYVINAESECGQVSDSILVKEIAPLSQNQVYTKDTCFIAGLKLEAIANIENNYFWNNGARSKVIEIDSPGVYTVTVSNVCESVVDTVLVLDKLTADEIFQMPNTITPNGDQLNDHLKPVIDPKFESKINSFKFLVYNRWGHKMYESNNYREAWVPKNDDLMESYIYLIQASIRSCPGVINDKKVGTVSLIR
- a CDS encoding YitT family protein, producing the protein MKTQKKNRIRLEDQIDWGRIFSLHSLFFIFLGVFMATIAFKGFMIPNRFLDGGVIGLSILFHEIFHLDIRVILLVLNLPFIYIGYRKIGKTFAIQTSMAVILLIVCMNFLEIPAITNDKVLIAIFGGFFIGLGVGFVIKGGGVIDGMEVIADYTTRKIGFTTSEVVMFINSAIILAAAFFFGIETAMYSLVTYFTAMKTSDYVVDGFEEYTALTIISARFEEIKSCIVNDYHKAISVYHGERGYLPGSFDVSHPTQIVVTIVTRLEIHRLKKAIYEIDPMAFIYINSIKEVSGGIVKLKKKH
- a CDS encoding phosphoglycerate kinase, which encodes MKDWNVEGRIVLLRVDFNVPIDAQGNITDDTRIVKSLTTINNLLDRKAKLVVMSHLGRPLKSLLPDGQLDKIKFSLAPVAGRLSELLNQKVMFATDCGGADTNTRLSALKDGQLLLLENTRFYKQEEKGDPIWAEELAKMGEYFLNDAFGAAHREHATTATIARFFDKNHKGFGLLMDAELQNAAKVIEHPKRPLTAIVGGAKVSDKIELISNLIDKCDHILIGGGMAYTFFAAQGYQVGNSICETDKLELAKELLEKAKAKSIQLLLPLDSIAAESFNNDARKLTTPDVNIPDGYMGLDIGPETIKLFNKTILESSTIIWNGPMGVFEMSSFETGTRNIAMTVAEATKKGAFSLIGGGDSVAAINKYGLDDEVSFVSTGGGAMLELLEGKVLPGVAAILQE
- a CDS encoding amidohydrolase, coding for MPEHLPPWAEKFGYGGFVKMEHHAPCRAKMMIDNNFFREVQSNCWDASARLPDMDQAGIQLQVLSTIPVLFSYWAKPSDTFDISRFLNDHIADVVRRYPDRFIGLGTLPMQDPALAIKEMDRCVHELGLAGIEIGSHINDWNLNDTALLEFYEAAEEMDACLFVHPWDMVGKEKMPRYWLPWLVGMPAETSLAICSMIFGGIFEKFPKLRVAFAHGGGAFPGSYGRIKHGYEVRPDLLAIDNPHHPDKYLGKFWVDSLVHDEDMLMKLISLFGIDKVSLGSDYPFPLGELNPGKLIADSGLNLDEKSWLNYRAAEAWLGAAENMSAY
- a CDS encoding GNAT family N-acetyltransferase: MEFEKIFTDRLILRKLAPEDYRFIFENFPKQKIQEELGLHSDEEFWKEKQKFEQGYSMHNRSLVHFQLIEKNSNKILGGAGFHNWNPAHFRAELGYHLHAEDSKRKGFMTEAVKPILEYGFQKMNLNRIEACTGPENVASLKILQKFGFKQEGYLRQHYHWKDQIFDSLIFSLLKTEYETQNSSA